From a single Granulicella aggregans genomic region:
- a CDS encoding OmpA/MotB family protein: protein MRRSSRREEEAAPSHDRWLLSYADFVTLLLAVFIVLFAFSRGRSKSVQTVSAGIHSGFEKLSAHDDPKPDTGPTDENNPLPPAPVMPAPLPVDTTQLKTQLEGVLGDAIDKHEIVVQQTTEGLIISLRDFGFFKSGDATLLPGAAEQLRKTAHVLMDHHLELRVEGHSDNQPIHTPLFQSNWQLSSARATSVLTLLVDDAGFPPDKISVAGYGPYRPVADNATPEGRGQNRRVDLVIVEPKVKVAPHP from the coding sequence AAGAAGAGGCGGCCCCGTCACATGATCGCTGGCTGCTCTCTTACGCGGACTTTGTCACGCTGCTGCTTGCCGTCTTCATCGTGCTGTTTGCCTTCTCCCGTGGCCGCAGTAAGAGCGTACAAACCGTGTCCGCCGGGATCCATTCTGGCTTCGAGAAGCTGAGCGCTCACGATGATCCCAAGCCGGATACGGGGCCAACTGATGAGAACAACCCCCTTCCGCCGGCACCTGTGATGCCCGCTCCTTTGCCCGTCGATACGACGCAGTTGAAGACGCAGCTTGAAGGAGTGCTGGGCGATGCGATCGACAAGCATGAGATCGTGGTGCAGCAAACGACGGAAGGGTTGATCATCAGCCTGCGCGACTTTGGCTTCTTCAAGTCGGGCGATGCGACGCTGCTTCCGGGAGCGGCTGAACAGCTACGCAAGACGGCCCATGTGTTGATGGACCATCATCTCGAGCTGCGCGTCGAAGGACACTCCGACAATCAGCCGATTCACACGCCACTCTTCCAGTCGAACTGGCAGCTCTCTTCGGCGCGCGCGACCAGCGTACTTACGTTGCTGGTGGATGATGCTGGATTTCCGCCGGATAAGATCTCGGTTGCGGGCTACGGGCCTTACCGGCCAGTGGCCGATAACGCTACGCCCGAGGGCCGAGGGCAGAACCGGCGGGTCGATCTGGTGATCGTCGAGCCCAAGGTGAAGGTCGCTCCTCACCCATAG